Proteins found in one Verrucomicrobiales bacterium genomic segment:
- a CDS encoding efflux RND transporter periplasmic adaptor subunit produces the protein MANRKSYGGWLFVVVLLAAGGGGVWWWRSQRPTTSEIEYRTAVVGRGDIIQSVTANGQLTPFISVDVGSQVSGNILKLYADFNSNVTNGQLIAELDAATYEARVIQAESELANAKAQNTLAKVNARRSEKLLADKLLAESEYEQTMANLEQSEAMMKIRAASLKSAQVDLARTKIYSPIDGKVISRNMNVGQTVQASFSAPTLFQIANDLTQMQIGALVSEADIGGVEEGQQVTFTVEAFPQRTFRGRVAQVRNQPTTNQNVVNYATMIDVRNEDMKLKPGMTANVSITTAKKENVVRVQNSGLRFRPPTGAVILGAPEEPAGAKPKVELATSGPFAGLPIPPWQAGGERRRPTDEERAAYESSLTADQKAQYQQIMAEMRARFAQGGGGGGGGGGTGSGGGGGGGERVRRSDPERPRTTTVYMLEKETLPAGGERTVLKPVTVKLGISDGMNTEVTEGLKEGDVIVVGTVTAAAATSATNPLGSPFGGMGRR, from the coding sequence ATGGCCAATCGAAAATCATACGGGGGCTGGCTGTTTGTGGTTGTGCTGCTCGCGGCGGGCGGTGGCGGTGTTTGGTGGTGGCGGTCCCAGCGTCCGACGACGAGTGAGATCGAATATCGTACCGCGGTGGTGGGACGGGGCGACATTATCCAGAGTGTCACAGCGAACGGTCAGCTCACTCCCTTCATCAGCGTGGACGTCGGTAGTCAAGTCTCGGGCAACATTCTGAAGCTGTATGCGGACTTCAATTCGAACGTGACCAACGGCCAGTTGATCGCGGAGCTCGATGCGGCGACCTATGAAGCGCGCGTGATCCAGGCGGAGAGCGAACTGGCGAATGCCAAGGCGCAGAACACGCTGGCGAAGGTGAACGCCCGTCGCTCGGAGAAGCTGCTGGCGGACAAGTTGCTCGCTGAGTCGGAATACGAGCAGACCATGGCCAATCTGGAGCAGAGCGAGGCGATGATGAAAATCCGGGCGGCTTCCTTGAAAAGCGCTCAGGTGGATCTGGCTCGGACGAAAATTTATTCACCGATCGATGGAAAAGTCATCTCGCGGAACATGAACGTCGGGCAGACTGTTCAGGCCAGCTTCAGCGCCCCCACGCTCTTCCAGATCGCCAACGATCTGACCCAAATGCAAATCGGCGCCTTGGTGTCGGAAGCAGACATCGGCGGGGTGGAGGAGGGGCAGCAAGTTACATTCACCGTCGAAGCTTTCCCTCAGCGCACGTTTCGCGGACGGGTTGCCCAAGTGCGTAACCAGCCGACTACGAATCAGAACGTGGTGAACTATGCGACCATGATCGATGTTCGCAACGAAGACATGAAGCTGAAGCCAGGGATGACGGCCAATGTCTCGATCACGACTGCCAAAAAGGAGAATGTGGTCCGGGTTCAGAATAGCGGTTTGCGTTTTCGTCCCCCAACGGGCGCCGTGATTTTGGGTGCCCCTGAGGAACCTGCCGGAGCGAAACCCAAGGTTGAACTGGCGACCAGCGGACCCTTCGCCGGACTGCCCATTCCTCCGTGGCAGGCGGGCGGAGAGCGACGGCGCCCGACCGACGAGGAGCGTGCCGCATACGAGAGCTCTCTGACAGCGGACCAGAAAGCGCAATACCAGCAGATCATGGCCGAGATGAGGGCGCGTTTCGCTCAAGGCGGGGGTGGCGGAGGTGGTGGTGGTGGGACTGGTAGCGGCGGGGGTGGCGGCGGCGGCGAACGGGTCCGCCGGAGTGATCCCGAGCGTCCGCGCACGACCACTGTCTACATGCTCGAAAAAGAGACGTTGCCCGCGGGGGGCGAAAGAACGGTTCTTAAGCCCGTGACCGTGAAGTTAGGCATCTCCGATGGTATGAACACCGAGGTGACTGAGGGACTTAAGGAAGGTGATGTTATTGTCGTCGGCACCGTCACTGCCGCCGCGGCGACTTCTGCCACAAATCCCCTCGGCAGTCCGTTCGGAGGCATGGGACGCCGGTAA
- a CDS encoding ABC transporter ATP-binding protein, with protein sequence MSTPVIQLEEFRKTYTSGEVQVHAVRGVNLSIQPGEFVAIMGASGSGKSTMMNTLGCLDRPTSGKYLLDGVNVMELNRDELADLRNRKIGFVFQGFNLLARTSAVENVELPMLYSRPALPGREQRERAMKALTMVGLGERYDHTPNQLSGGQQQRVAIARGLVNEPKLLLADEPTGNLDSRTSIEIMGIFQRLNDQGMTVAMVTHELDIARYCRRVIVMRDGLVRSDEAVKDRLIASEELAKLDAEQKAVQLA encoded by the coding sequence GTGAGCACTCCGGTTATTCAGCTTGAGGAATTCCGCAAGACCTACACCAGCGGTGAGGTCCAGGTGCATGCGGTTCGCGGGGTAAACCTCTCGATCCAGCCCGGCGAGTTTGTCGCGATCATGGGCGCGTCTGGTTCCGGAAAGAGCACGATGATGAATACCCTGGGCTGTCTCGATCGCCCGACCAGCGGCAAGTACCTGCTGGATGGTGTGAACGTCATGGAGCTCAATCGGGATGAATTAGCAGATCTTCGCAACCGGAAGATCGGTTTCGTGTTCCAGGGCTTCAACCTGCTCGCCCGAACTTCGGCGGTGGAGAATGTCGAACTGCCCATGCTTTACTCGCGTCCGGCTTTGCCGGGACGCGAGCAGCGCGAGCGGGCGATGAAGGCGTTGACGATGGTCGGCCTGGGCGAGCGGTACGACCATACCCCCAACCAGCTCTCGGGTGGCCAACAGCAGCGCGTGGCTATCGCCCGTGGGTTGGTCAATGAGCCGAAGCTGCTGCTGGCGGATGAGCCGACCGGCAATTTGGATTCCCGTACCAGCATCGAGATCATGGGTATCTTCCAGCGCTTGAACGATCAAGGGATGACCGTGGCCATGGTCACGCATGAGTTGGATATCGCGCGCTATTGCCGTCGCGTCATTGTGATGCGCGATGGCTTGGTTCGAAGCGATGAAGCTGTGAAGGACCGCCTGATTGCATCGGAAGAGCTGGCCAAGCTCGACGCGGAACAGAAAGCCGTTCAACTCGCCTAA
- a CDS encoding ABC transporter permease encodes MIAILRIALRALRRNILRSFLTMLGIIVGIAAVIVGVSMGAGAKAEVDKRIASMGQNLLTVMSGNMTRGGVRGGFGMAPNLTVADYEAIRREVTGVTAVSPEARTQGQVAAGNQNTSVQVSGVSEEYLLARSWNLRGGQNFSEADVRGANKVCLIGSTTAKTLFGENIDPVGQIIRIKNAPFTIIGWLEAKGSGSFGQDQDDILLLPYTSVMKRLSGDTKFRSFFVQVASPGEIPEVQQAITEVLRQRHQIAEGKDDDFMVRSQQETSDFFNANNRIMTVLIGFFAGISLVVGGIGIMNIMLVSVTERTREIGIRLAVGARGRDVLRQFLTEAVLLSVAGGALGIGTGYWLAPLLTKFAGFPTLISQESVLVAFSVSAVIGIVFGFFPALKAARLDPIDALRYE; translated from the coding sequence ATGATTGCCATCCTGCGAATCGCCCTGCGCGCCTTGCGTCGGAATATCCTGCGATCTTTTCTCACCATGCTCGGCATCATCGTGGGTATCGCCGCGGTGATTGTGGGCGTAAGCATGGGGGCGGGCGCCAAGGCGGAGGTGGACAAGCGGATTGCGTCGATGGGACAAAACCTCCTGACCGTGATGTCCGGCAACATGACCCGGGGAGGGGTTCGCGGCGGATTCGGCATGGCGCCTAACCTTACTGTTGCGGACTATGAGGCTATTCGACGCGAAGTGACCGGTGTGACTGCCGTGAGTCCTGAGGCCCGCACGCAGGGGCAAGTGGCGGCTGGAAATCAGAACACTTCCGTGCAGGTCTCTGGGGTGAGCGAAGAGTATCTGCTCGCGCGTTCATGGAACTTGCGCGGTGGACAGAACTTCTCCGAGGCCGACGTGCGGGGGGCTAACAAGGTCTGCCTAATCGGCTCCACCACGGCCAAGACGCTTTTTGGTGAGAATATCGATCCTGTCGGTCAGATCATCCGGATCAAGAATGCTCCCTTTACCATCATAGGCTGGTTGGAGGCCAAGGGATCGGGGAGTTTTGGACAGGATCAGGACGATATCTTACTGCTGCCCTACACCAGCGTCATGAAGCGCCTTTCGGGCGATACCAAGTTCCGCTCGTTCTTCGTGCAGGTGGCTTCTCCGGGTGAGATTCCGGAGGTGCAGCAAGCTATCACGGAGGTCCTGCGACAACGGCACCAGATCGCCGAAGGTAAGGACGACGATTTTATGGTGCGTTCTCAGCAGGAGACTTCCGACTTTTTCAATGCGAACAACCGCATCATGACCGTGCTGATCGGATTCTTCGCAGGAATATCACTGGTGGTGGGCGGAATCGGGATCATGAACATCATGCTGGTGAGTGTCACCGAACGAACTCGCGAGATCGGCATTCGCCTGGCCGTGGGCGCTCGTGGTCGCGATGTTCTGCGGCAGTTCCTGACCGAAGCGGTACTGCTCAGCGTGGCTGGCGGGGCTCTGGGTATCGGAACCGGCTATTGGCTGGCACCCTTGCTGACAAAGTTTGCTGGCTTCCCGACGCTCATCTCCCAGGAATCAGTCCTGGTTGCTTTCAGCGTCAGCGCGGTGATCGGGATCGTCTTCGGATTCTTTCCGGCTCTGAAAGCTGCGCGCCTGGATCCAATCGATGCCTTGCGCTACGAGTGA